A window of the Salvelinus sp. IW2-2015 linkage group LG3, ASM291031v2, whole genome shotgun sequence genome harbors these coding sequences:
- the LOC111954846 gene encoding phospholipid scramblase 2, with translation MSAPGYPSPHQGPGSYSMAPYPVPQGGYGDPNQAPPPVGFHMGYNHQQPQPGHPVMYQPGPVGQGPGPMPMPEYGAPQMGPSPGYGGHMPGPEYGAANSGPHAAISPAPAGVVPVGVPPGLEYLTQIDQILIHQKVELLEAFIGFETNNQYEIKNSLGQKIYKAKEKNDCCTRNCCGALRSFDMKIKDNMDREVIRLIRPFRCASCWCPCCLQELEVQAPPGTTIGYVSQDWNPCVPKFSIKGANKETVMKLEGPCFACNCCGDVNFELTGKDGGKPIGRISKQWSGLLKEVFTDTDNFGIQFPLDMDVKMKAVLMGACFLIDFMFFEKVGDMNQRNTVFS, from the exons ATGTCAGCCCCAG GTTACCCATCCCCTCACCAAGGTCCTGGAAGTTACTCCATGGCCCCTTACCCTGTTCCTCAGGGAGGGTATGGTGACCCTAACCAAGCTCCACCACCGGTTGGCTTCCATATGGGCTACAACCACCAACAACCCCAGCCAGGCCACCCAGTTATGTACCAGCCTGGACCAGTAGGCCAGGGCCCAGGTCCTATGCCCATGCCTGAATATGGTGCACCTCAGATGGGTCCTAGCCCAGGCTATGGTGGTCACATGCCCGGGCCAGAATATGGTGCGGCTAACTCAGGGCCTCATGCAGCCATCTCCCCAGCCCCTGCAGGAGTTGTGCCAGTCGGCGTTCCACCTGGTCTGGAGTACCTAACACAG ATTGACCAGATCCTTATACACCAAAAAGTGGAGTTGCTGGAAG CATTCATCGGCTTTGAGACCAACAACCAGTACGAGATCAAGAACAGCCTGGGTCAGAAGATCTACAAGGCCAAAGAGAAGAACGACTGCTGCACGCGCAACTGCTGCGGCGCCCTGCGCAGCTTCGACATGAAGATCAAGGACAACATGGACCGTGAGGTCATCCGCCTCATACGACCCTTCCGCTGTGCCTCTTGCTGGTGCCCCTGCTGCCTGCAGGAG CTCGAGGTCCAAGCCCCGCCTGGCACCACCATAGGCTATGTGTCCCAGGACTGGAACCCCTGTGTGCCCAAGTTCTCCATCAAGGGTGCCAACAAGGAGACCGTGATGAAGCTGGAGGGACCCTGCTTCGCCTGCAACTGCTGCGGGGATGTCAACTTTGAG CTGACGGGGAAAGATGGAGGCAAGCCCATCGGCCGCATCAGTAAGCAGTGGAGTGGCCTGCTAAAGGAGGTCTTCACCGACACAGACAACTTTGGCATCCAGTTCCCCCTGGACATGGACGTCAAGATGAAGGCCGTGCTCATGGGCGCCTGCTTCCTCATT GATTTCATGTTCTTCGAGAAGGTTGGCGACATGAACCAGCGCAACACAGTCTTCTCGTAA